In a single window of the Carassius gibelio isolate Cgi1373 ecotype wild population from Czech Republic chromosome A12, carGib1.2-hapl.c, whole genome shotgun sequence genome:
- the LOC128024962 gene encoding proliferation marker protein Ki-67 isoform X1, protein MPLLGKIVVIKRNGGDGTEFPLTASCLFGRKLDCDIRIQLPQVSKEHCKIELNENKELILTNLSSVNPTRINGQALNQSECLKHGDVITIIDRSFRFEYPPPKTPKKRLSTPGKGKAVQALKEQQEKATPVPVEKRKSEHSFDTCLKDGSNLPPSLEQTVETEPEDGKLKKDSMSPFCELYQMVKQDLAAKSPWKSEQPKTPLARPQNGHEKVSAADVKSSQKQVTTPSTKRRRSSKSNSEETTGSAIPQSSFNSNVEENLTNDVPSIGSTTPSMTQNCVTPVSRKNITPLKTPQKFSAGEVVQQILLQPQPEEKTPKSPKGRRSGGSQDQSLVHQMPSVQPQTPGTKDNNTEVKMSPRTSPRANAGKRFQIQDVLPEITSTTSASKKEDDTSVNELFNGNESRNEVFVLKAKKKRVSFGGQLSPELFDKGLPPNSPLRRGATPRHSLGAFQRPQSLLRRASTIGLLALRLRETVSEAQKCSPNKASPKRSPGTKAKTPSPAKRSPGTKAKTPSPKCQKSPSASTKTPTPSSTPAAPRTPASAKRASTSAIEAAGDMSLTETPRVQGRFSVSLINTPSPVQDQGSMSEPQSAIAEDVPQKYVTPKIPLRRKSMKSSGRKTPKSAIKSALDVMRSRRSGASRANLKVLTSWADIVKFGQTKPQTEVTTKKKPTKSTIVKRAVLPKPKTPAQRLKDDVSTGHAASPVTIVVGKAHMRTNQYVGAAPKIVPNIALFKKDMKMDEDLTGVEEIFKTPANTRSKNRVPLNKDCPEISLDEVSVMKTPEESGEMLVSPLSVVSTAKSGRYNNEAVTRLLLDNQDGSLLEDEGLSELPDNSIETSCHDIIPDVETPNVQTEEEEAAPETVVKTPNQKAAPSLCLTGVKQLMKTPKQKAEPIEDLRGKLLKTPKECKPSHGESLEGIKELLKTPKYRGAPVEDMVGVKRVMQTPKVKSNPVLCASGLQRLMRTPKEKAEQHEDLTGVKELMKTPEIKGDLMENQARLKRFAKTPKQKRNQVKEDLTGVQQLKNTPKHRGEPVEDQMGMEGLMQTPKEKVEPVEDLSDLKQSMQTPKLKRESVSSQFEISELMKTPRLETMTEESTGLKELEPENSSFLTTGSSVTEPIKIQEPMESCSTFMTAEGDLKLGLDEEYDQENVCQVETMESEVLKSMDLQCTGKTVESNQSHPYIETVTPQERHPDQIEEEIVSVDASDVCSSGPDKKNQEQSEETVCVSDNTNTTVEATSTSSTAEQEELVKSPPASKIQRGTRGKAAQRSKNGNNKMAKAPAVLLLIEEENMSSPVPASPIRGKRGKKLLEVSEIAASPVRKSARGRVPKHSSVEEEAKNTEVEMPDSLPAVTKTRKGQKPKQDGADAAVATTHDANAVDPQCPDANEEQVQAPLVKTGRRKIMDKTRRQPSEELEQTTTEIVCEENAVAPEDVKLQTSLGTDTISSTRARRGRPTKKEHLKTEPTPALESKIPSTHAVVVAEKPVIPVAKSVQGRKGKKENVKDQPLGDDDVMVVSKTAAEANVDHKEEPEAPVVKCGRGRKTKQQKPQMAEEVVDQPAVDTSIHLPVTEEHTETVIKSVRGNRKTKQSKETVSVKAEENIVSPIEQAETPVVKTGRKRAVNAKETEMVADVAVKRGRRAVADPAPPVAVVSSRVRKAVMKAESEVTEDVASSEEPVKPVKHTRRTAKAPKSKEEENTMTQAGSEFVAAEKTSGVGLEKVERGSRGRKLKDSTKDIPKSPISESATAEQASEIKPSKTVTCNTDLVVCKDTEKSEITTNVKEPQLKKSKRLGKLPAEMSSTESNQSTDLPPRGRRGRGVKEEIPIEETQEEAQIKVKPLRRGKAVAPSVPKSEPTDSKTSTPLKRRRIEVTDESVNKEPLPKRRGRVVEVAAEVSSKEKMPEAEPEKADPTSKKIGNKATRGQKSTAQKPDPAPAKAQESVSGTTTRKARSVKKLEEVDVPTEAAPVRRTRRK, encoded by the exons GAAGCTGGACTGTGATATTCGGATTCAGCTGCCGCAGGTGTCTAAAGAGCATTGTAAAATTGAGCTAAATGAGAACAAGGAG CTAATTTTGACCAATCTGAGCTCCGTGAACCCCACTCGTATTAATGGACAAGCTCTTAATCAATCGGAATGTTTAAAGCATGGTGATGTCATCACAATCATTGATCGTTCTTTCAG GTTTGAGTACCCACCTCCTAAGACACCGAAGAAGAGGCTGTCCACACCTGGAAAAGGCAAAGCAGTTCAG GCTTTGAAAGAGCAGCAGGAAAAAGCCACACCTGTTCCTGTGGAAAAGAGAAAGTCGGAGCATTCGTTTG ATACTTGTTTAAAAGATGGGTCAAACTTGCCACCATCTTTGGAACAAACTGTTGAGACCGAACCAGAAGATGGCAAACTTAAAAAGGACAGCATGTCACCTTTTTGTGAGCTTTACCAAATGGTCAAACAGGACCTTGCTGCAAAATCACCATGGAAGTCTGAGCAACCAAAAACACCTCTTGCAAGACCTCAGAATGGTCACGAGAAAGTTTCGGCTGCAGATGTTAAAAGTAGTCAGAAACAGGTCACAACCCCATCTACAAAGAGGCGAAGATCATCAAAATCCAATTCTGAGGAAACAACTGGATCAGCTATACCTCAGAGttcatttaattcaaatgtgGAAGAAAACCTCACTAACGATGTGCCATCTATAGGGTCCACCACCCCCTCAATGACACAGAATTGTGTAACTCCTGTCTCCCGGAAGAATATAACACCCTTGAAGACACCTCAGAAATTCAGTGCTGGTGAGGTAGTCCAGCAAATTCTTTTACAGCCCCAGCCTGAAGAGAAGACTCCTAAATCCCCAAAAGGAAGGAGAAGTGGTGGATCACAGGATCAGAGCCTTGTTCATCAAATGCCTTCAGTCCAGCCTCAGACTCCAGGCACAAAGGATAACAACACTGAAGTGAAGATGTCACCAAGAACATCACCAAGAGCAAATGCTGGCAAAAGGTTTCAAATCCAAGATGTTCTGCCTGAAATTACATCTACCACATCAGCATCTAAGAAGGAAG ATGACACTTCAGTAAATGAGCTATTTAATGGTAATGAATCTCGCAATGAGGTATTTGTACTAAAAGCAAAGAAAAAGCGAGTGTCCTTTGGTGGTCAGCTGAGTCCAGAGCTATTTGACAAAGGCTTGCCCCCAAATTCCCCCCTTCGCCGTGGGGCCACCCCACGACACAGTTTGGGTGCTTTTCAAAGACCCCAATCTCTCTTACGACGAGCATCCACCATTGGTCTTTTG GCTCTTCGACTTAGAGAAACAGTTTCAGAGGCTCAAAAATGTTCTCCAAATAAAGCTTCACCCAAAAGGTCACCGGGTACCAAGGCTAAAACTCCATCACCTGCCAAAAGGTCACCGGGTACCAAGGCTAAAACTCCATCACCAAAATGTCAAAAGTCACCATCTGCTTCAACCAAAACACCAACACCATCCTCTACTCCTGCTGCACCTAGGACACCTGCATCTGCTAAGAGAGCATCAACTTCAGCGATTGAGGCTGCTGGTGACATGTCTTTAACTGAGACACCGAGGGTGCAGGGAAGGTTTTCAGTCTCTCTTATCAATACTCCATCACCTGTCCAGGACCAGGGGAGCATGTCTGAACCACAGTCAGCCATTGCAGAAGATGTGCCCCAGAAGTATGTAACACCAAAGATACCCTTAAGGAGGAAGAGCATGAAGTCTTCTGGAAGAAAAACTCCCAAAAGTGCAATTAAAAGTGCTCTTGATGTCATGCGTTCAAGACGTAGTGGAGCATCTCGGGCTAATCTAAAAG TATTGACCTCTTGGGCTGATATTGTAAAATTTGGTCAGACCAAACCTCAAACAGAAGTTACAACTAAGAAAAAACCTACAAAGAGCACTATAGTGAAGAGAGCTGTACTGCCAAAACCCAAG ACACCTGCACAGAGGCTGAAAGATGATGTTAGTACTGGGCATGCAGCATCTCCAGTCACCATTGTTGTTGGCAAAGCCCATATGAGGACTAACCAGTATGTTGGTGCTGCACCTAAAATAGTGCCAAATATAGCACTATTCAAGAAGGACATGAAAATGGATGAGGACTTGACAG GTGTTGAAGAGATTTTTAAAACACCAGCCAACACCAGGTCTAAGAATAGAGTTCCTTTAAATAAAGACTGTCCAGAGATTTCTCTGGATGAGGTTTCAGTGATGAAAACACCAGAAGAATCAG GTGAAATGTTGGTGTCGCCATTAAGTGTGGTCTCCACTGCCAAAAGTGGTCGCTACAACAATGAAGCGGTAACACGACTACTTCTTGACAACCAGGATGGTAGTTTGTTGGAAGACGAAGGTCTTTCTGAACTCCCTGATAACTCTATTGAAACAAGTTGCCATGACATCATTCCAGATGTAGAGACACCTAATGTCCAAACAGAGGAAGAGGAGGCTGCACCTGAAACAGTAGTCAAAACCCCAAACCAGAAAGCTGCACCATCCTTGTGTCTCACTGGAGTCAAGCAACTCATGAAAACACCAAAACAGAAGGCTGAACCAATTGAGGACTTAAGAGGAAAGCTGCTCAAGACCCCCAAGGAATGTAAACCTTCCCATGGTGAAAGTCTAGAAGGCATTAAGGAACTCCTAAAGACTCCCAAATACAGGGGAGCACCAGTAGAAGACATGGTTGGAGTGAAAAGAGTGATGCAGACTCCAAAAGTGAAGAGCAATCCTGTACTCTGCGCATCTGGTCTTCAGAGGCTTATGAGAACACCCAAAGAAAAGGCTGAGCAACATGAAGACCTTACTGGTGTGAAAGAACTGATGAAAACACCGGAAATAAAGGGAGACCTGATGGAGAATCAAGCACGGCTGAAAAGATTTGCGAAGACACCTAAACAGAAGAGAAATCAAGTCAAAGAGGACCTAACTGGTGTTCAGCAACTGAAGAACACCCCTAAACACAGAGGAGAACCAGTTGAAGATCAAATGGGTATGGAAGGGCTGATGCAGACTCCCAAAGAGAAAGTTGAACCCGTAGAAGACTTATCTGATTTGAAGCAGTCAATGCAGACTCCCAAGTTAAAAAGAGAATCTGTCAGCAGTCAGTTTGAAATCAGTGAACTTATGAAGACCCCTCGACTCGAAACAATGACAGAGGAGTCCACTGGCCTTAAAGAACTCGAACCTGAGAACAGCTCTTTCTTGACAACCGGAAGTAGTGTGACTGAGCCTATTAAG atCCAAGAACCGATGGAAAGTTGCTCTACGTTCATGACAGCTGAAGGAGACTTAAAACTGG GTTTGGATGAGGAATACGACCAAGAAAATGTCTGTCAGGTTGAAACCATGGAGAGTGAAGTTTTAAAATCTATGGATCTACAGTGCACCGGTAAAACAGTTGAATCTAATCAGAGTCATCCATATATTGAGACTGTAACTCCACAGGAAAGACACCCTGACCAGATTGAAGAGGAGATTGTTTCAGTTGATGCTTCTGATGTGTGTTCTTCTGGGCCAGATAAAAAAAACCAAGAGCAGTCTGAAGAAACTGTATGCGTATCTGATAATACCAACACAACAGTTGAAGCTACCTCAACTTCATCCACTGCTGAGCAAGAGGAGCTAGTCAAGTCTCCACCTGCCAGTAAAATTCAGCGTGGCACTCGAGGAAAAGCAGCACAGAGATCCAAAAATGGTAACAACAAAATGGCCAAAGCACCTGCTGTATTGTTATTAATTGAAGAGGAAAATATGAGTAGTCCAGTTCCCGCTAGTCCTATCAGAGGAAAGAGAGGCAAGAAACTTCTTGAAGTATCAGAAATCGCTGCCAGTCCAGTTAGAAAATCAGCCCGTGGTAGAGTTCCCAAGCACAGCTCTGTGGAAGAAGAGGCAAAGAATACAGAGGTCGAGATGCCAGATTCCCTGCCTGCCGTTACCAAAACCAGGAAAGGGCAAAAACCTAAACAAGATGGTGCTGATGCTGCAGTTGCAACCACTCATGATGCAAATGCTGTGGACCCACAGTGTCCTGATGCAAATGAAGAGCAGGTCCAAGCCCCTCTTGTGAAAACTGGGAGGAGAAAAATTATGGATAAAACCAGAAGACAACCTTCAGAAGAACTTGAACAGACAACAACTGAAATTGTTTGTGAGGAAAATGCTGTTGCACCAGAGGATGTCAAGTTGCAGACTTCACTAGGTACTGACACCATCTCCTCAACTAGAGCTAGGAGGGGAAGGCCAACAAAAAAGGAACACTTGAAAACCGAGCCAACCCCTGCTTTGGAAAGCAAAATTCCAAGCACTCATGCTGTTGTAGTGGCTGAGAAGCCAGTGATACCTGTAGCAAAGTCAGTGCAAGGAAGGAaaggtaaaaaagaaaatgtcaagGACCAGCCCTtgggtgatgatgatgtcatggTTGTTTCCAAAACTGCGGCAGAGGCAAATGTTGACCATAAAGAGGAGCCTGAAGCACCTGTGGTCAAGTGTGGCAGAGGACGAAAAACCAAACAGCAGAAACCACAAATGGCTGAAGAGGTTGTTGACCAACCTGCTGTAGATACCAGCATACATTTACCTGTGACCGAAGAACACACTGAAACAGTGATAAAATCTGTGAGAGGGAATAGGAAGACAAAGCAGTCAAAGGAGACCGTTTCAGTTAAGGCTGAGGAGAACATTGTCAGCCCAATTGAACAAGCAGAGACCCCTGTTGTCAAAACGGGTCGAAAAAGGGCTGTTAATGCAAAGGAAACTGAAATGGTGGCAGATGTTGCGGTCAAAAGAGGTCGTCGTGCTGTTGCAGACCCTGCACCGCCAGTTGCTGTGGTGTCTAGCCGTGTACGTAAAGCAGTTATGAAGGCAGAGTCTGAGGTTACTGAGGATGTAGCTTCATCAGAAGAGCCAGTAAAGCCTGTTAAACATACCAGGAGAACAGCAAAAGCACCTAAATCAAAGGAAGAAGAAAATACCATGACACAGGCAGGTTCTGAATTTGTTGCTGCTGAGAAAACATCAGGTGTCGGACTGGAGAAAGTGGAAAGAGGAAGCCGTGGAAGAAAACTGAAGGATTCGACTAAGGACATCCCTAAAAGCCCAATCAGTGAGTCTGCTACAGCTGAGCAAGCTAGTGAAATAAAACCATCAAAAACGGTTACCTGCAACACAGATTTGGTCGTCTGTAAAGACACTGAAAAGTCTGAAATTACTACCAATGTAAAAGAGCCGCAGCTGAAGAAATCCAAAAGGTTAGGCAAATTACCAGCTGAGATGTCTTCCACAGAATCAAATCAGTCAACTGATCTGCCACCCAGAGGCCGCAGAGGGAGAGGAGTGAAAGAAGAAATTCCCATTGAAGAGACTCAAGAAGAAGCTCAGATAAAAGTCAAGCCATTGAGAAGAGGAAAAGCAGTGGCTCCCTCTGTGCCCAAATCAGAGCCCACTGATAGTAAGACATCAACCCCCCTCAAAAGGAGAAGGATTGAAGTGACAGATGAGTCCGTAAATAAGGAGCCTTTGCCAAAGAGAAGAGGCAGAGTAGTCGAAGTTGCAGCAGAGGTCTCAAGCAAAGAGAAAATGCCTGAAGCTGAACCAGAAAAGGCTGATCCTACTTCCAAGAAGATTGGAAATAAAGCTACAAGAGGACAGAAAAGTACAGCACAGAAACCAGATCCAGCACCTGCTAAAGCTCAAGAGTCTGTTTCAG GAACCACCACTCGAAAAGCAAGGAGTGTGAAAAAATTAGAGGAAGTAGATGTCCCTACAGAGGCAGCTCCTGTCAGGCGCACCAGGAGGAAGTAA